From the Cohaesibacter sp. ES.047 genome, one window contains:
- a CDS encoding cobalt ABC transporter permease: MTNFKTLFFGALMVLVGGFVVPAEAHKVIASAYAEGPIIEGEIGFSNGDMATDAVVEVFDDQDNKLGEATTDEDGIFQFTPTKAVPHIFKANLGAGHVAEFRMEVDDLPDGIGADASANAPVEAPAAKEVAAAQSELKAEGVDPAALKELIEVAVNDQIAQIKPIVAKAVRKETKPLRKTVAAYMEKNDMQAILGGIGYIVGLCGVGFYVAARMERKKAASANGGTTA, from the coding sequence ATGACCAATTTCAAAACTCTGTTTTTCGGCGCCTTGATGGTGCTTGTGGGCGGGTTTGTCGTCCCGGCTGAGGCTCACAAGGTGATCGCGTCAGCCTATGCTGAAGGCCCGATTATCGAAGGTGAAATCGGCTTCTCCAATGGTGACATGGCAACTGATGCCGTGGTTGAGGTTTTTGATGACCAAGACAACAAGCTTGGCGAGGCGACAACCGATGAGGACGGGATCTTCCAGTTCACGCCAACAAAAGCGGTGCCCCATATTTTCAAGGCCAATCTCGGGGCTGGCCATGTTGCCGAATTCCGCATGGAAGTCGATGATTTGCCCGACGGGATCGGGGCTGATGCCTCAGCCAACGCTCCGGTGGAGGCACCTGCTGCGAAAGAAGTCGCAGCTGCTCAAAGCGAGCTGAAAGCAGAAGGCGTTGACCCGGCCGCCCTCAAAGAGCTGATCGAAGTCGCAGTCAATGATCAGATTGCCCAGATCAAGCCGATTGTTGCAAAGGCTGTTCGCAAGGAGACAAAACCTCTGCGCAAAACCGTCGCTGCCTACATGGAGAAGAATGACATGCAGGCCATTCTCGGTGGCATTGGCTATATCGTCGGACTATGCGGCGTTGGCTTCTATGTCGCCGCCCGGATGGAACGCAAAAAAGCCGCATCCGCCAATGGGGGGACAACTGCCTGA
- the cbiQ gene encoding cobalt ECF transporter T component CbiQ yields the protein MTDVLERAGRAHNTNISKGGVDRTSRMWLRELDPRVRIVAVVTMAICVVQLSSLPVLALALSFSIILMHQARLPFWSTLKRVAMMDSFIIFLIVMLPFTTPGVAMFTVWGFPASYEGLYAAVIILLKANSIVMATLALIGTLEAVTLGHALSRLKVPDRLVHLLLFTVRYIDVLHAEYQRLRTAMKCRGFAPGNNLHTYRTVGYLVGMLLIRSLERSERIMKAMKCRGFHGQFHLLDNMQFSRLDVVFASFACLALLTLLTLEVVYGVAA from the coding sequence ATGACTGATGTGCTAGAACGGGCCGGACGCGCCCACAATACCAATATCTCAAAGGGTGGTGTGGATCGCACCTCTCGCATGTGGCTTCGTGAACTCGATCCGCGTGTCCGCATCGTTGCGGTGGTGACAATGGCTATCTGTGTGGTGCAACTCTCCAGCCTGCCCGTTCTGGCGCTCGCCCTGTCATTCTCGATCATTCTTATGCATCAGGCTCGGCTGCCCTTCTGGTCAACGCTGAAGCGTGTGGCAATGATGGACAGTTTCATCATCTTTCTGATCGTGATGTTGCCATTCACGACACCGGGCGTGGCCATGTTCACGGTTTGGGGCTTTCCCGCGTCTTATGAAGGTCTCTATGCTGCGGTCATCATCCTGCTGAAGGCCAATTCCATTGTCATGGCGACATTGGCACTGATAGGCACGCTTGAGGCCGTGACGCTGGGCCATGCCCTCTCCCGCCTCAAGGTGCCAGACCGCCTCGTGCATCTGTTGCTGTTCACCGTGCGCTATATCGACGTGCTGCACGCAGAGTATCAGCGTCTCCGCACAGCAATGAAGTGCCGTGGGTTCGCGCCGGGCAACAACTTGCACACCTATCGAACTGTCGGCTATCTGGTCGGCATGCTGCTGATCCGATCCCTTGAGCGCTCAGAGCGGATTATGAAGGCGATGAAATGCCGAGGCTTCCATGGTCAGTTTCATCTACTCGACAACATGCAATTCTCTCGGCTGGACGTTGTCTTTGCCAGCTTTGCCTGCCTTGCGCTGTTAACGCTGCTCACTCTTGAGGTGGTTTATGGCGTTGCTGCTTGA
- a CDS encoding energy-coupling factor ABC transporter ATP-binding protein codes for MALLLEGRNLVFAYPGFPPCLDGVSFALNSGERLGLVGDNGAGKSTLLHLLVGLDKPSEGTISAFGRDFATEEDFRILRRRVGLVFQDPDDQLFCPTVAEDIAFGPLNLGYSKEEAMVIVDDTLEALRLTEFRDRVTYKLSGGQKRLVSLATVLAMKPEILLLDEPTNALDEDTRKRLIDILTDLPQSMIIVSHDRAFREEVVTRTILMEGGQIC; via the coding sequence ATGGCGTTGCTGCTTGAGGGCCGAAATCTGGTTTTTGCCTATCCGGGCTTTCCTCCCTGTCTGGACGGCGTCAGTTTTGCGCTGAATTCGGGTGAGAGACTGGGGCTCGTGGGTGACAATGGAGCGGGCAAAAGCACTTTGCTGCATTTGCTCGTGGGGCTCGACAAACCTTCCGAGGGTACGATTTCGGCCTTTGGGCGGGATTTCGCAACCGAAGAGGATTTCCGTATCCTCCGGCGACGTGTCGGTCTTGTCTTTCAGGATCCTGACGACCAGTTGTTCTGTCCCACTGTGGCTGAAGACATCGCTTTCGGCCCACTCAATCTGGGCTACAGCAAGGAAGAGGCAATGGTGATTGTCGACGATACGCTGGAAGCCTTGCGTCTCACCGAGTTCAGGGACCGCGTAACCTACAAGCTGTCCGGCGGGCAGAAGCGGCTCGTCTCTCTGGCGACGGTGCTTGCCATGAAGCCAGAGATCCTTTTGCTTGACGAGCCGACCAACGCACTGGATGAAGACACCAGAAAACGGTTGATCGATATTCTCACTGATCTGCCTCAATCCATGATCATCGTCTCCCATGATAGAGCCTTCAGGGAAGAGGTCGTGACCAGAACTATTCTCATGGAAGGTGGACAAATCTGCTAA
- a CDS encoding sirohydrochlorin chelatase, with translation MICGHGSRNKEAVGQFAQLAKRLRPKFPDWPVDYGYLEFANPVISNGLDNLVEQGCTRILAVPGMLFAAGHAKNDIPSVLNAYQAKTPGITIEYGRELGLDLKMIKAAGARVQEAVDAANEEHGEVSLTETMLMVVGRGASDPDANSNVNKLMRLLWEGMGFGWGEVCYSGVTFPLVEPGLEHAAKLGYKRIIVFPYFLFTGILVRRIYNFTDEVAARHPDIQFIKAGYLNDQDYVIETFVDRVGEILEGTNNMNCQLCKYRAQVLGFEQEVGLKQESHHHHVEGVDTKDCEYCEDNKCTNECLKHQPSTDHHHHDHSHSHDHAHGHEHSHDHDHSHDHGHSHDHGHSHAHGHDHSHDHDDHHHHPYPHADHPHGPKSMYPKD, from the coding sequence ATGATTTGCGGCCATGGCAGCCGCAATAAAGAAGCTGTCGGGCAGTTCGCTCAACTCGCAAAACGCCTGAGACCGAAATTTCCCGATTGGCCAGTTGATTACGGCTATCTTGAATTTGCCAATCCGGTGATTTCCAATGGTCTCGACAATCTTGTTGAACAGGGCTGCACGCGCATTCTCGCGGTTCCGGGCATGCTGTTTGCTGCAGGCCACGCCAAGAATGACATCCCCTCCGTCCTCAATGCCTATCAGGCCAAAACGCCCGGCATAACCATCGAATATGGCCGCGAGCTGGGTCTTGACCTGAAGATGATCAAGGCCGCAGGCGCCCGTGTTCAGGAAGCGGTTGATGCCGCCAACGAAGAGCATGGCGAAGTATCGCTGACAGAGACGATGCTGATGGTTGTCGGCCGTGGGGCGTCCGATCCTGATGCCAACTCCAACGTCAACAAGCTGATGCGCCTTTTGTGGGAAGGCATGGGTTTTGGTTGGGGCGAAGTCTGCTATTCCGGCGTGACCTTCCCGCTCGTCGAGCCGGGCCTCGAGCATGCAGCAAAGCTTGGCTACAAGCGGATCATCGTGTTCCCCTATTTCCTCTTCACCGGCATTCTGGTGCGCCGGATCTACAATTTCACCGATGAAGTTGCCGCGCGTCACCCGGACATCCAGTTTATCAAGGCTGGCTATCTCAACGATCAGGACTATGTGATCGAGACTTTTGTCGACCGGGTTGGCGAGATTCTCGAGGGCACCAACAACATGAACTGCCAACTGTGCAAATACCGTGCGCAGGTTCTCGGGTTCGAGCAGGAAGTGGGCCTCAAGCAGGAAAGCCACCACCATCATGTGGAAGGCGTCGACACCAAGGACTGTGAATATTGTGAGGATAACAAGTGTACGAACGAGTGCCTGAAGCACCAGCCGTCCACAGATCATCACCATCATGACCACAGCCATTCCCACGATCATGCACATGGGCATGAACACAGCCATGACCACGACCACTCCCATGATCACGGGCATTCCCACGACCATGGTCATTCCCATGCACATGGTCATGATCATTCGCACGATCATGACGATCACCACCATCACCCCTACCCGCACGCGGATCATCCACATGGTCCCAAAAGCATGTATCCGAAGGACTAG
- a CDS encoding precorrin-8X methylmutase yields MSEPYERDPDAIYRRSFQIIRNEAADALDTLPPDVEPLAVRLMHAVGQTDLVADLRFSSSAITSGIKALQGGAPILVDAQMVAGGITRRFLSPQMSGAGNEVIVTLNDPDVADLASRMQTTRSAAALELWRPHLDGAIVAIGNAPTALFRLIEMLKDGAAKPALVLGFPVGFVGAAESKEALVKAAPALGVDFIALLGRRGGTPLASAAVNALAISALGVKDQPSREDARL; encoded by the coding sequence ATGAGCGAACCTTATGAACGGGATCCAGACGCGATCTACCGGCGGTCATTTCAGATCATACGAAATGAGGCGGCTGATGCTCTGGATACCCTGCCGCCAGATGTGGAACCACTCGCTGTTCGGCTGATGCACGCTGTCGGTCAGACGGATCTTGTCGCCGATCTGCGTTTCAGCAGTTCGGCGATCACCTCTGGCATCAAAGCACTACAGGGCGGCGCTCCGATCTTGGTGGACGCACAAATGGTGGCTGGCGGCATCACCAGACGATTTCTATCGCCCCAAATGTCAGGTGCTGGCAATGAGGTGATCGTGACGCTGAATGATCCGGACGTTGCGGATCTCGCCAGTCGGATGCAAACGACACGGTCGGCCGCCGCATTGGAATTGTGGCGACCGCATTTGGATGGCGCAATCGTGGCCATCGGCAATGCGCCAACGGCCCTTTTCAGGCTGATCGAAATGCTCAAGGACGGCGCGGCAAAACCGGCACTGGTGCTCGGTTTTCCTGTTGGCTTTGTCGGTGCTGCCGAATCCAAGGAAGCGCTCGTAAAGGCAGCTCCGGCTCTAGGTGTCGATTTCATCGCCCTTCTTGGTCGGCGCGGCGGCACACCGCTTGCCAGCGCGGCGGTCAATGCCCTCGCAATATCGGCCCTTGGCGTGAAGGATCAGCCATCCCGGGAGGATGCAAGACTATGA
- the cbiE gene encoding precorrin-6y C5,15-methyltransferase (decarboxylating) subunit CbiE → MTESNMNSAPWLTIIGIGEGGMDDLGDLAWSLLVNAEVILGGERHLAMVPDELSSKAKRMTWPSPLSLVYDQLKKLRGTPVVILASGDPMEFGIAGSLTRHFDWHEMRVLPSPSSFSLAASILGWPLDKVVRLTIHGRNPAALVPHLMPGARLLILSKDGTSPALVARLLCERGLDKASVTVLEHLGGEKEKVIESTAKLLDDSGDDLKFADLNLLAVSLPERFDGWLPAVPGLPDEAFEHDGKMTKRDIRASALAKLAPHPGALLWDVGTGCGSIAIEWMRAHPSCMAIGVEPQEKRRAFAQHNADMLGVPKLRLLNGTAPDSLRGEPHPDAVFVGGGLSADVINFCMRSLKPGGRLVAHAVTLGSEKLLLEMFERNGGELTRLSIAKAEAVGPYYGWKTAMPVTQWAFVKDDGL, encoded by the coding sequence ATGACAGAGAGCAACATGAACAGCGCACCGTGGCTGACCATCATCGGCATCGGTGAAGGCGGAATGGACGATCTGGGTGATCTGGCCTGGTCGCTGCTTGTCAACGCAGAGGTCATTCTGGGTGGCGAACGCCATTTGGCGATGGTGCCCGACGAGCTTTCCTCCAAGGCCAAGCGCATGACGTGGCCCTCGCCACTGTCTCTCGTTTACGATCAACTCAAAAAGCTGCGCGGAACCCCTGTCGTCATTCTGGCAAGCGGCGATCCGATGGAGTTTGGCATCGCGGGCAGTCTCACGCGCCATTTCGATTGGCATGAGATGCGTGTTCTGCCCTCACCCAGTTCGTTCAGTCTTGCAGCCAGCATCCTTGGCTGGCCACTGGACAAGGTGGTTCGCCTGACCATCCATGGGCGTAATCCTGCGGCGCTGGTTCCCCATCTGATGCCCGGGGCGCGGCTGCTCATCCTTTCCAAGGATGGCACCTCTCCTGCATTGGTGGCGCGGCTCCTTTGTGAACGTGGCCTCGACAAAGCCTCCGTTACGGTGCTTGAGCATCTGGGTGGCGAGAAAGAAAAGGTCATAGAGAGCACCGCCAAGCTTCTTGATGACAGCGGGGATGATCTGAAATTTGCCGATCTCAATCTGCTGGCTGTGTCCCTGCCGGAACGGTTCGACGGATGGTTGCCCGCCGTACCCGGTTTGCCAGATGAAGCCTTCGAGCATGATGGCAAGATGACGAAACGGGACATTCGGGCAAGCGCTCTCGCCAAACTCGCCCCACACCCCGGAGCACTACTTTGGGATGTCGGGACGGGTTGCGGTTCCATCGCCATCGAATGGATGCGCGCGCATCCAAGCTGCATGGCCATTGGTGTCGAGCCACAGGAAAAGCGTCGCGCGTTTGCGCAACACAACGCCGACATGCTGGGCGTGCCAAAGCTGCGCTTGCTCAACGGCACGGCTCCAGACAGCTTACGCGGTGAGCCGCACCCCGACGCGGTGTTTGTCGGCGGCGGCCTGTCTGCCGATGTCATCAATTTTTGCATGCGGTCGCTCAAGCCGGGCGGGCGGTTGGTTGCCCATGCAGTGACCCTTGGCTCCGAAAAGCTTTTGCTTGAGATGTTTGAACGCAACGGCGGTGAGCTGACCCGCCTTTCCATCGCCAAGGCCGAGGCGGTTGGCCCCTATTACGGCTGGAAGACAGCCATGCCAGTTACGCAATGGGCATTCGTCAAGGACGACGGGCTGTGA